Below is a window of Nicotiana tabacum cultivar K326 chromosome 19, ASM71507v2, whole genome shotgun sequence DNA.
tttatgttttcctttgacttaaaattaattgtgatgaatttctccatatccatggagtaattcttccttagggattgatggatttggtgttttgagaattatttgtagatattaactctagtttttatgtattgaatcgttttgggtatttttattgttgcatatatattcacatatttatgtaatcgaaagaggcataatttatgatattttgtattatcttattggttgaattcattgattcttgttagtaatcgaaagaggctagctGAATTAATGTTTAAACCTAGTTAGGaagataatcgaaagaggttctcctaagaaTCAATCAACtttgaattcttgcatatcttcaccaagattaacttagttcatatcgtaaggttgagacttaatcgagagaggagtttctactgaatgtttgaacataatagagtgaattcgagagaatCACTTGAACCTTAGGAGTGAATCGACTAGAGTTAATTAACGAACaagtatcttacacctatccaatcaaACCCTATTTTCTCCGTTTGATATCgtcttttcttacttttgttgcgattgtcattagtcaatactTTAGacttttagttttaatcacacaAATATAAATTAgcgatcatcttggatagcaattaaactagaagctacgaaaacactgtttaaacccaatccttgtggatacgatatttcctatactatattcgacttgCAAGCCTAAGTTTATACGccggttttgcgctcgtcaaattttggcgccgttgccggggattagcaatcaacagtttttgatatagtttgtagtgctaattcaggaattaggttttagttttttttttctcttttttttctattttattttctttattagttaacttcttttcaagatttgttttGTAGTACCTAAAAAGTTGGAGAAGATACTGTAGATATTGAACTCTAAATACtgtgaagatggagtacaaccagcctaagaaaaTAGTTGAAGAGTTAGCAGCTGAATATTATCAGCGGTTtgctatgtgttttaaatgcggTGAAAATTATCTATGGGTTGACTGTCAAGCAGATATGTATTCTTCTTATGGTTCGTATTTTGAACAGTCTCACTCTGTTTCTAGTCCGTACAGGTATGAATATTCATATGGGAACAATATtgactctggttgggatgaatacccttattataaCTTGAATGGAAGTGAAGTGAGACAACCACATCAAGTGGAGAATGATAGTTTGGAAGAGCTTGtgtataagttcataaataagccggtaaagatatttacacaagatgatgaagccatGAATAACCTAACAATGCAAGTAAGTCAAATAATAAGTACACTTTCAGAAAGCTCTTTGCgttgtgatggtgaatatatggaggagataCCATGTGAGAATGAGCCTACCCAAGAGGACGAGCATCCACAAAGAGAGGTTTTCACTATTTAAGATGACTCTGATTCAACTGAGATGATTGAAAATAAGGCCGTGGTTGAGTGTGAAGAAATggaagaagagttcaaacccccATCCATCTTTCCACATTTGCAAAATTTggtagaagagaatgagaaacaaataaTGTTGGACATACCAGAGGAATATTCACTTgacctttcttctttgttttcttattctaaccttgatcataTAGATTTTGTTTTTGGGGATTTACAGGAATATGTATAGATTGATCATGTGAAAGAATGCAGAAACAAGTGAAAGATCATCATGAACGGGCAATTCACCGCTCAAGATGaggacaagaaagaaagaaaagagcgggtctTGCAGGCATCCTTAGAAGAATTGGGTTTAATGATCTCCATAAAGAATCCCAAGGAGCGAAAATGAGGAATGAACtcagaattaggggtggagttcataagttctcggaaaagaagaaagttcagggaagtttcctcttttaccttatgctttttaattgtgtgtcatgggtacatgccacaacttaaagtgtggggtggggatatttgtatgttgtatgtatatgtgcTAGTTTTAGTTTTGTGCTTTTAAGTAGTTAGAgtgagaaaaagtaaaaaaaaaaaccataaattttttaaattttttgatttttcccgacgatggatatcattcgacggttTTCTTGAGTGAATTAAGTcgaaagaaaaatgcaaaaagattttcttttgtagttagtgtATTAATTATCCCTTGggttttctttgtgccgcggttcttttccaagggttttgtttgaaccgggtgtagttagatttttgtttttagaagtaggataaccttgtgctatgatttgaaatgGAAGCAATATATCTTGACTTGATCATgacttgagaatagtaagtgctttagttgtgacgcttaggctctgtttttgactcttgtataagtaccttaaattgtatgatcttaactttgcttaactgctttgactagagtgccTTGATGAGTCCAaccctgagtgagttatgtgccatgtgtgtgtgaggtttgtatgATTATGTGCATTGAATTTgttgtctagaacttgcctcgtgtgTTTGCGAAGCGacatagtagttttattcagtcttggaagtgatatatgcgtttctttattgagccagatatatgggtttacccaccaaattgttatgtaatcgtagttaaccccattgagcctataatcctatttctttggcaaccacattacaagccttacccagtTATCTGAATTGATCATCTAGTTGAACCaattacctctcgtgagcacttgaaattattatgaactttgtaaaagttgaagtgtggagtggttggtttggcttttgagtggaactattgaaatacgGAAAAAGGTGCaatgaattgaaaaaaataagagCTACTtgaattgaaaataaaaaataaaaaagtagttgtattgttgtgaacgAGATTCATTGATCAGTGATAACTCTTGATGTAATAGTGCTTAAATAATTTGGAGAGTTAATGCATGTTGATGTCAAggtggagtatggtttgacataagtgtggggtttgaacaatgaaatgtatgtattaaagtgcttagggaggtgtagtaactcttatatctaaatatatcctacccgtcccgcaacctacattacaaccagctAAAAGccctacttgatccttgattgaatgagctcaattagtagagtagtacactacggacaagcctatggttcatcttttgtgccatatgaatgttgtttctgagagtgagtgaattctttctatcttgagttcctgattgttcttaattttgattgtgtgtggaactactctctattgttgtatgagggcacatgattcatgaaggtcactacttcgtcgacctctatattagagtaagtgagtgggttgtgaataatgcatggtacttgtgagtcaaatcttgaggtgaagatgttacactattgtgcttagtctattttagatattcttggtttgatgagttaggagagttgcttAGTAAGGTTGTGTCTATACAAAGTGTGGTTTgattactcgaggacgagcaatggtttaagtatggggtgttgatggtaggctataatctcatgttttagtcgattattacattccaatttactgcactttagttgagtttgagctttaatcgctagtgttttgcacaaATTGTGTCTTTTAAGCCTTGTAGAAGTggttccgagctatgtagatgttatgaaatgaattcaagtaatttggagctttgaagtatgagtaaaatcccaagtaattaagccgggatcgtgttcggggatcaacggatgatagtggaacgaaacgaagaatcgagcaggcatattgcacaatgtctagtaaaatacacataacctTTCGCTCGGAACTCCGTTTGGGCTacacaatatattgttggaaagctaATTCAATGGGCTACGACGTTCATGTTCTATGTGTTTTCGAATTGCCAACAAAATAGGGAGAAAAGTGCACAGCCGCGTACTGGCCGCGCATATAGGGCAAAACAATGTGAAAAGTGCGTGACCAAGTGCGCGGGTACacttccaggtgcgcggccgcgcacgtccaaCTCCAGATAAGTATCTTTTTTTGCATAGGAGAAGATGTAtttatttgggcccgaccctacttggtatatatacatagaaaaatggtattttgagaacttttgacataatttagacctaaggaagctaaagagaagagagagaagcaagagcacaagaaTTTCACTATTCATCCTCACTCAAGAAAAGGGTttgaatgttttatgtttttctttgacttaaacttaattgtgatgaatttctccatatctatggaataattcttccttagggattgatggatttggtgtttttgagaattgtttgtggatattaattctagtttttatgtattgaatcgttttgggaatttttattgttgcatatatattcacatgtttATGTAATAGAAAGAGGCATAATTTATGATATTTTGTattatcttattggttgaattcattgattcttgttagtaatcgaaataggctagttgaattaatgtttagacttagttaggaggataattgaAAAAGGTTCTCCTAAGGATCAATctactacgaattcttgcatatcttcaccaagTTTAACGTAGTTAATATcgtaaggttgagacttaatcgagagaggagtttctactgaacgTTTGAACATAATAGAGTGAAATCGAGAGCATCACTTGAAACTTAGGAGTGAATCGACTAGAGTTAATTCCCGAACaagtatcttacacctatccaatgaacccctattttctcctattgatatcgtcttttcttacttttgttgcgattgtcattagccaatagtttagacttttagttaattttagttttaatcacacaaatctaaattggcgatcatcttggatagcaattaaaCTAGAAGCTATGAAaacactatttaaatccaatccttgtggatacgatattttctatactatattcgactagcgagcctAAGTTTATacgccggggattggcaatcaaaagtttttgaaatagtttgtagtgctaattcaggaattatgttttagtttttcttttctcttttcttttctattttattttctttattagttaacttcttttcaagatttaTTTTGTAGTACCTAAAAGGTTGGAGAAGATACCATAGATATTAAACTCTAAATGCTGTGAAGATGTAGTACAACCAGCCTAACAAAACAGTTGAAGAGTTAGTAGCTGAATATTATCAGCGGTCTGCTATGTATTTTAAATGCGGTGAAAATTATCTATGGGTTGACTGTCAAGCAGATATGTATTCTTCCTATGGTTCATACTCTGTTTCTAGTCCGTAAAGGTATGTGGATTCATATGGGCACAATCTtgactctggttgggatgaatacccttattataaCTTGAATGGAAGtgaagtgagacaaccacctcaaggGGAGAATGATAGTTTGGAAGAGCTTAtgtataagttcataaataagCCGTTAGAGAGATTTacacaagatgatgaagccatGAACAACCTAACAATGCAAGTAAGTCAATTTTGTGTTGTATTTTTAGCTCGTCAGTTCCCCATCAAAATCAGCAActcagggcccaaaatctcccACCTCTTCTTTGCTGATGACTTGACTCTGTTTGCAAGACCCAACACTAAAAACTGTGCAACTATAATGGACACTCTGAATGAGTTCAGTTGTAACTCAGAGCAAAAGGTCAACACCCTCAAATCCAAAGTTATATTCTCTCCAAACTATgactgtccaacgggacgggacaaaattaacgggacgggacgggacgggatgacatttagccgggacggtggtgggacgggacgggacgagacAAATGGGACAaaacggtaggcccatcccaTCCCGCTAACAAATGGGACGGAtggtaggcccatcccgtcccgctaacaaatgGGATGGGACAGGACGGGACGGGTTCGCAGGCCTTAAGtgccgttttaaaaaaaaaaaaaatttaagcatTGAGTTTGGCAACGACTATTCTTTTGActatgactaagtttttaaagtttgcaacagctagttttttgacttatttaataaacttaaaaattaaacaaaaattaggaaactaagtaaaaaattataaaatattaaaacaaaagacttgtaatgaaatattctagtaattataaatttataatagagttataatttatttaatataatttcaaaccattaagtaactaagtaagagtgtaagacaattcataaaacaATTCAACGCTTatagccttttattttattaatagaacttttaaatttcacatacaaatataattcttttgaagagcacctaatctacggctctacgcagccaccttctaggaagggttctgtttgaactttgaactaggcctcttagtagccaataaaaaattatcatactaatatttgtaagctcctatataacttcgttgtaacttatctataatttctctcggacattgttctggaattggcaatgttgattgatgttccatgagttccatgccgttatcgctcccagtgctaagtatctcattgtattcttcttcttccctagtggttaatttttcaaaaccaagatttcttctttctgaattaatccaTTCTCTGAATAATATGGAAATGTCTAGGctgtcctccgctaatgaatgtctatgatcttCGATTTAAAATCTTACCGCACTAAAAGCACTCtccgatgctactgatgatgcttgaatagcaaggatatctcgggccattattgaaagtgttggaaaagtCTTGCCACGCTCCCTCCACCATGCCAAAAGTTGTTCGTTGCCTTCTTCGTCATTAATATtttccaatccttgattaagataagaatcaagttcatcatcaatagaggaatcaaaacctgttatatcatccatatcttcccatagaacttctactctagacttagaagtagaaggagcagtttTACCACCTGTtgtttccatagatttatatttatcaaacattgatctaaattctaacataagaatatatgttagcttggcagtctttgagagatggttgttcattttcttgaattgctaaattctcataaattttacgaacaagtccctttgcacctcttaattttaaagatgggttgagtatagtaaaaattaaataaacttggggaatagaaaaaaaatactttttaaaattttcaattatttcattaatggccggtgcattagttggattagttttatacttactaaatacaacagaaattccacaaatataccataatatttgtgtaacagtaggataatatataccaaaaaattattttgtagcataataaaaGTTTTCTAAAATTTAGTAAGCAATTGGAGCCGTTGCCCAACGActagaattcaaaaaaaaaagaaagatgcgGGACAGGTTGGACGGGACAGGACGAGACGAAATGAGACGGGACAAACGGGATGAAATGgccatcccgtcccatcccgtgtcccgtttaacatgggCCCATCCCGTTTAGAATTAAGTGGGACGGGACGTCCCATCCCGTCCCATTGGATAGCCTTACTCCAAACTGCCACCAGGATAAAGTAGATAGCCTCTCCAGTTGCCTATCTATTAAGGCTAGCAAATTCTTTGGTAAGAACCTAAGTTTTCCCATTTTTCATAAAGTCCTACCAATAGAGACTTCCAATTCATCATTGACATTATACAAACTAAGCTAGCAGGCtggaaaactcaatttctgaacATGGCTGGGAGAATCACTTTAGCTAAGTCTTCCTTGGGAAGCATTTCCAGCCATGTCATCCAGTATATAAAACTCTCAATCCATGTGTGCAACCATATTGATAGGATACCGAGAAATTTCATCTGGGGCACCACTGCCATCAAGAGAAAGTTGCACCTAGTAGGGTAGAGGACTATCCCTACGCTTAAATAGGAAGGGGGCCTTGATGTGCACAGAACTGACTTTAGGAACTTTGCTATCTATGCAGGCCTAGCATGAAGGATGTACAACAACCTAAATGCACTGTGGGCTAGAGTACTGTTCCATAAACACTATACTAGTAGACATCCTACTAGACACATAGCTTATAGGATCTAGAAGAGTGTCAGAAATGGGTGGATGGTTTGCAGTAAAGCTATTATGTGGATAGTCCATACAGGGGATAGAATCAACCTCTATAATGATAGATTGATACCAAACATGAAACCCCTTAGGACTCTTGTCTGTGGCCCCCTAAACAGAGGAAATGAAAATCTAAGGGTGTCGCCTCCCAAATGGTCAATGGAACCTCAATAACCCGTCCTTCACATTACATGATCATGATGTGAACACCATACATGCTACTATCATCCATGCCAAATCCGGTAGAATGGACAAAATGGTCTGGAACCTAACTTGAAATGGAACCTTCTCTACCAAATCTGCCTACACCCTTATTGAAGGCCAAAAGCATAAACATGTGAATAACTCAGGGAAACAATTCATATGGATCTGGAGCTAGAAACTACTTAATAAAATCAAGTTCTTCTTATGGCTTGTGGTCCATGGTAGACTCACTACTAGCCAACACCTTCACTCCAGGGGCATTAACTTAAGCCCTCTTTATTCTTATTGTAATAAAGAGGAGGAGACCATATGCCACATCTTCCTTACTTGTGACAATGCCAAACTCTTCTGGGAGGCCCTCTCATTGCAAAGTAACaataatttttgtatttatagTATTATTACTGCCCAAAATTAGTAGAATTACATCCTCAAAAAGATAAACCAACAGAAATTCAACAATCACCTAAAATAGGGGCAACTGCTTCCCTTCTGCCTTTAGCAAATCTGGCTAACTAAGAAGAACAACTGTTTTAACAACAGGAGAAAGGTTATCTGGTGGATGCCCAACTAAAAGCCCAGAACATGTGATTAGTTTTCAAATGTCAACCACTAAGGAGAAGATCTTATAAGCTGAATACAGATGGTGCAAGCCTCCAAAAAGAACAAATATGAGGCATGGGATGGGTAGTAAGGAACAACAATGGGGACTGGGTAATGGGGTTTATGGGAAAAATTACTAGCACTAATAGAACCCACACAGAACTAACAACTTTTATGCAGGGTCTGAGGATGACAACATCAAACAGTCTCATTCCTTTGAAAATTAACCTAGACTTAGCAGAGGTAATCCATATCATTAACAAAGACCACTTGATTTATGATGCTTTGGTTTATGAATGATGGTCACTGCTAACAGCATTGTGGCATCCACCAATAAAACATGTCTACAAAGAGACAAATAGGGTGGCTGACAAGTTAGCAAAGGAAGGAGGAAAGCAGCTAGGGACATGCAACAACTTTTTGGTAGCTCCTCCGATGTTTGTCAATGAAATGCTATGAGCAGATATCGTAGgaattatttttgaaagaaaatagggGAATGTAATAGTACTAATGTAGCAATAGACTACTTCTTATTTTTGGGTAATGACATAGTCACACCGCAGTCTCGTCTAACCAACCTTAactaatttttaatataatatcttGTTGACAAAAAAGAcaaaattagtattttatttaaatttaatatttattaattttcaatAAAACATACTTTGTACATGCAAATGTCGAGAAAACAAATGGTCTAAATTATTTAGTATTCATATTTTAATATATCTTAATATTCAAAtgtatattttaatttaaatattttaatcttAATAAGATCTTAATATTCACACATGTATTCAACATTAGTTTCAcgttattatttgataattatttgAACTCAATCTATGAAGTTGGCTCAGGCTGGCCTATGTGGGTAGCCTTGGGTTTAAAGTGAATGCTGGACACAATAGTCAAGCTGTCATTTGCTGCTCCCTAAGATTGTTTTTCCAAGAAAGCACTGCATATCTATTTTCAGTTTTGATTCATCGACTAAAGTTGCTGTGGGATCATCAGTAGTAAACGTGAAGCACGGGAGATAAACAAAGAAATTAAAAGACTTGACATATTGACCTCTGACCAAGAAATTCTATGTATAGAGACAAAAATATATCTTCCTGATCACATTGCATATAGAGATTACAtctcatattttatttaatttaactaACCAACAATCACATCCGATCGACCCCTTCATAATACTAGTATACTAATACATGGAATTAAAGCCAATTAATTATTTCAGAGGCTCTAAAACCAACCCCAGTAGGCAACAAATAATGAAGAATTTCAGAGGCTAGAGTTGATATCTGTGGCTATGTTTTGGGCATCGAATGCAATCCCATAAAGTCCTCTCCTAGATAGCCCCACACAGTAGAGTCCATTCTTCCCCTTCCAGTGATCTGGAAATGCTGGTTTTGGAAGTCCATCTTCATTCAAAAGATAATCATCTCCCTACACAAATTAACATACCAATTCGATGCTTGTCATTTTACAATCAAATTAATTTCAGATCTAAATGATTACTAAACTTTATCCATTataacagtaaaagatataaaactatttatttgtcaCATTAAACTATTAATCTTAAAAGTGGGATTTGAAGTGGAGTCAATCTGTACTGCTTAGTTCATCTGAACTCGTTTGTCATTTTTCAAAGCAAGACTAGAAAATAGATGAAAAGGACAACAGACAACTGAGACAAGACAAAagttttcaaaacaaaatatgtatataacaaaaaaaaaatatacctGAAGCCAGTTGTGAGTAGTTCTCTTGAAGCCAGTAGCAAAAACGATAACATCAAAGGGAAGAGATTTACCATTCTCAAGCACAACATCATTTCCTCCTGTTATGCTTGTCATTGCAGGTAACACCTGTCACCATCATATTTTATCACTTTCTGCATTATGTCAAAGTTTACTTTTCTTTAAAGCtttcaaaaattaaagaaaactatatAAATATATGCATGAAACATATCGATTACTTGCATCAGAGTTCTGTTCTTATTAATTACCTGGATTTCACCAGACTTGATTTTTTGATGTGTCCCCACGTCAAAGACTGGGTACTTACCATACTTTAGTTTAGAAGCAAAGGGTCCCTCTTTTGGCCTTTTCACCCCATAATACTTGCTTATTTCTCCATACTTTACCTTGCTTAACATCACTATTATTAAGTCCACCAACTTATATGGAACGCTATACTTCGATAACATGACTAGCCCCAAATATGCCATCTCTCTTGATATTAAGTGTATCTGTTCAAAAGAATCAAGACATTCAAAAGATGAGACATTTCAAATTATATACCTGATAGTATAGAGATTTAATTTCTGTATTGGCCTAATTTAACATATCATAATTAATAGCTTCTTGCTAATGCAATCATAAACATTTATCTTACAAAAGCACTGATTGGATATATTTTTTTTACCCCATTATTACTTCTATAAACGAATGATAAAATGTAATTAAAGAGTTTTAACACTATTAGATCGCGTAAACTTAACTATCAGAATTAAAGAGTAAATGGAAGTCTTAATTTACCGGGCTTCGAACGATAATGGAAGTCTTTGCTCCATGGTTAGCAAGATCAAGTGCAATTTCCATGCCAGAATTCCCACAACCAACAACCAAAACACTTTTACCCTTAAACTTCTCTCCATTTTTGTATTTAGTAGTATGAATGGCCTCTCCTGCAAAATTTTCCAAACCAGGGACCTGAGGAATAAAAGGATAACTAGCTTCTCCAGTTGCCACCACAAGAAACCTACTAAAATACTCCTCCACATCACCAGAATTTCCATTTCTAACCTTAACATTCCATTTTCTTGTGGATTTTTCATCAAAAACTGCAGACTCAACTGTTCTTTTGTACAAAGGAGAGATATTAAAAAAGGAAACATAGTCATCCAAGTATTGAATGAACTCTTTTTTGGGTATATAACTAGGAGAAGAAGAGGGAAATGGAATGTGAGGAAGTTGACAGAATTGTTTATCCAAATGAAGGTGAAGTCTATCATAGGAATATTTTTTCCACATAGAAGCATAACAATCATCTTTTTCAAGAAGAAGGTAAGGGATAGAATTTTTTTTAAGACATGCAGCTGTGGCTAAACCAGCAGGGCCAGCACCAACAATAATCACTTTAGGTTCTTGAATTGTAGCCATGGCTGAATAATTcacacagaaatgaaagaaaaatttgttGGGTTGTTGTTGAGATTGATTTAGAGAGAAAAGATGATGGATTTATATACAAGGAAGTTAACTAGCTGAC
It encodes the following:
- the LOC107816988 gene encoding putative indole-3-pyruvate monooxygenase YUCCA10, whose product is MATIQEPKVIIVGAGPAGLATAACLKKNSIPYLLLEKDDCYASMWKKYSYDRLHLHLDKQFCQLPHIPFPSSSPSYIPKKEFIQYLDDYVSFFNISPLYKRTVESAVFDEKSTRKWNVKVRNGNSGDVEEYFSRFLVVATGEASYPFIPQVPGLENFAGEAIHTTKYKNGEKFKGKSVLVVGCGNSGMEIALDLANHGAKTSIIVRSPIHLISREMAYLGLVMLSKYSVPYKLVDLIIVMLSKVKYGEISKYYGVKRPKEGPFASKLKYGKYPVFDVGTHQKIKSGEIQVLPAMTSITGGNDVVLENGKSLPFDVIVFATGFKRTTHNWLQGDDYLLNEDGLPKPAFPDHWKGKNGLYCVGLSRRGLYGIAFDAQNIATDINSSL